The following are from one region of the Salicibibacter kimchii genome:
- a CDS encoding FliA/WhiG family RNA polymerase sigma factor: MERPTAMEDHWARWINEQDEQAAEAIMAAHSPLVDYHVQRIGATLPTNVDREDLRSQGMVGLYDALLKFDHRRDLKFYTYASFRVRGAIIDSLRKEDWLPRSSREKAKMIDDTTERLEQQKGRHVTEHEVADALQLSIDDVLKTTAENYMAQLLSIDQTPEDENREDTHPLLVHDHQTLPPHEEAEKNETKKQLQYLIATLPEKEKLVLSLFYHEELTLTEIGRTLRLSTSRISQLHAKALFRLKQAFQKEEAKI, from the coding sequence ATGGAGCGACCAACTGCAATGGAGGATCATTGGGCACGATGGATCAATGAACAAGATGAACAGGCAGCCGAAGCAATCATGGCTGCTCATTCGCCGCTCGTCGATTACCATGTGCAGCGAATTGGCGCTACGCTTCCGACAAATGTGGACCGTGAGGATTTGCGGTCGCAGGGCATGGTCGGTTTATACGATGCATTGTTGAAGTTCGATCATCGCCGTGATTTGAAATTTTATACGTACGCGTCTTTTCGCGTACGCGGGGCCATCATTGACAGTTTACGGAAGGAAGACTGGCTGCCACGCTCTTCGCGGGAAAAGGCAAAAATGATTGATGATACGACGGAAAGGCTTGAACAGCAAAAAGGCAGGCATGTTACGGAACATGAAGTTGCGGATGCGCTTCAGCTCTCCATCGATGACGTTTTAAAAACAACGGCGGAAAATTACATGGCACAGCTCTTATCAATCGACCAAACGCCGGAGGACGAGAACCGGGAAGATACCCATCCTTTACTCGTTCATGATCATCAAACGCTCCCCCCTCATGAAGAGGCAGAGAAAAATGAGACAAAAAAACAGTTGCAATATTTGATCGCGACGCTTCCGGAGAAAGAAAAACTCGTTCTCTCCCTCTTTTACCATGAAGAGCTCACATTAACGGAAATCGGCCGCACGTTACGGTTGTCCACTTCAAGGATTTCTCAACTTCATGCAAAGGCGTTGTTTCGCTTAAAACAAGCATTTCAAAAAGAAGAAGCAAAAATATAA
- a CDS encoding chemotaxis protein CheD, with protein sequence MTSHEKTVKVGMADMDYCLAPNGIGTSGLGSCVAIIIYPANGAVAALAHVMLPEASIRRSDDFKRAKYADTAVPLLLETVHRFGPFRKAMLRAKIAGGANMFKRLSTVDPMMKIGERNIEAAKQALEEANIPIMTDVTGGNEGRSVLFSLKDQSLSVRTIQGGTKFY encoded by the coding sequence ATGACGAGCCATGAGAAAACGGTGAAAGTCGGAATGGCGGATATGGATTATTGCTTGGCACCGAATGGGATCGGTACTTCCGGGTTGGGATCATGTGTAGCCATTATCATTTATCCTGCAAACGGTGCGGTAGCTGCCCTCGCGCATGTGATGTTGCCGGAGGCTTCGATTCGCAGAAGCGATGATTTTAAGCGTGCTAAATACGCGGACACAGCCGTGCCGCTGCTCCTTGAAACGGTGCACCGCTTCGGTCCTTTCCGGAAGGCGATGTTGCGCGCGAAAATCGCCGGAGGAGCAAACATGTTTAAACGTTTGTCAACGGTTGATCCAATGATGAAAATTGGCGAACGTAATATCGAAGCGGCAAAACAGGCGTTGGAAGAGGCGAACATCCCGATCATGACGGATGTGACCGGCGGAAACGAAGGGCGCAGTGTTTTATTTTCACTCAAGGATCAGTCGCTTTCGGTACGGACGATTCAAGGCGGGACGAAGTTTTATTGA
- a CDS encoding chemotaxis protein CheC, giving the protein MIIIRQDELEKIREISNIGLGHAATSLSRLLNMPCKMTVPAVASTGFDEIVALAGGPEKEVAAISLKMEGAFRGTMLFIFPATHVSSIVWQLTGASTEFMEGIGYSALCEFGNIIMGAYVATFADVTQLHVRSSIPDVVIDMAGAAITSSLLPLSLYGEEAILIQTDFNDWAEDKPERFQAQFYLIPEPDSIDVLRTALQGMPS; this is encoded by the coding sequence ATGATAATCATCCGTCAAGATGAATTAGAAAAGATCCGAGAAATTAGCAACATCGGGTTGGGGCACGCGGCAACTTCCCTTTCCCGGTTGCTAAATATGCCATGCAAAATGACGGTGCCGGCCGTTGCGTCCACTGGCTTTGATGAAATTGTTGCGTTGGCAGGAGGTCCCGAAAAGGAAGTAGCTGCTATCTCTCTTAAAATGGAGGGCGCGTTTCGAGGGACGATGCTGTTTATTTTTCCAGCTACCCACGTCTCCAGCATTGTTTGGCAGTTAACCGGGGCGAGCACTGAATTCATGGAGGGCATCGGCTATTCCGCGCTTTGTGAATTTGGCAATATCATTATGGGTGCATATGTGGCGACTTTTGCCGATGTGACACAATTGCATGTTCGCTCGTCGATTCCGGATGTAGTCATCGATATGGCAGGTGCGGCCATAACCTCAAGTCTCTTGCCTCTTTCGTTATATGGGGAGGAAGCTATCTTAATTCAAACGGATTTTAACGATTGGGCGGAAGACAAGCCGGAACGTTTTCAAGCACAGTTTTACTTAATTCCCGAACCCGACAGCATCGATGTCCTTCGGACTGCTTTACAAGGTATGCCGTCATGA
- the flhA gene encoding flagellar biosynthesis protein FlhA, with the protein MRARDLVILIGVILIVAMLIFPLPSPMIDVLIIVNISISLVIILVAMNMREPLDFSIFPTVLLLVTLFRVGLSVSTTRAILSRAEAGSVIDTFGSFVVGSNVLVGFVIFLILVVIQFIVIVKGAERVSEVGARFTLDAMPGKQMSIDADLNAGLITEQQAKARREKIEEEADFYGSMDGASKFVKGDAIAGIVIVLVNIIFGFIIGMLQHGMSFTEAAATYTLLTVGDGLVTQIPALLIATATGIVVTRAASEGSLGYDISEQVLAYPKLLYIAGGAILLLGLFTPINNIVTLPIAVLLGIGGWLLSRRKPDNIEKEPEATEEEERPENLASPEQVTELLTIDPIEFEFGYGLIPIADANQGGDLLDRVVMIRRQLALDYGIVVPVIRIRDNIQLQPNEYVIKIRGNEIARGELLLDHYMAMSPGVDDETVTGIETVEPAFGLPALWVNEDQKDDAEIAGYTVVDPPSVVSTHLTETIKRHSHELLGREETKQLVDNLKESHPTLVEEVTPTPLNLGDIQKVLAALLKENISIRNLPLIFEALADYGPMVKDPKIIAEYARQLLSRQITKAIVPTNGPLYVVTLAGTAEKKIADALQQTEHGTFLSMLPEDSGKIIETIGREAEKLSELGQAPVILCSPAVRMHVRHLIERQFPNVPVLSYNELEPEVEIQSVGVVNVA; encoded by the coding sequence ATGCGAGCACGTGATTTAGTCATTTTAATAGGCGTTATTTTAATCGTGGCGATGCTTATTTTTCCATTGCCGTCCCCGATGATTGATGTGCTGATCATCGTCAATATTTCGATATCATTGGTCATCATTCTTGTTGCCATGAACATGAGAGAGCCGTTGGATTTTTCCATTTTCCCCACTGTGCTTTTGCTGGTGACATTGTTTCGCGTCGGATTAAGTGTATCGACGACCCGTGCGATTTTAAGCCGCGCGGAGGCCGGGAGCGTCATTGATACGTTCGGATCCTTTGTTGTCGGCTCGAACGTGCTCGTCGGTTTTGTTATTTTTCTTATTCTCGTCGTCATTCAGTTCATCGTCATCGTCAAAGGCGCAGAACGTGTGTCCGAAGTCGGCGCTCGTTTTACCCTTGATGCGATGCCCGGGAAGCAAATGAGCATTGATGCGGACCTTAATGCCGGATTAATTACGGAGCAGCAAGCAAAGGCAAGACGGGAAAAAATTGAAGAGGAAGCGGATTTTTACGGTTCGATGGACGGTGCGAGCAAATTCGTCAAAGGGGACGCGATCGCGGGCATCGTTATCGTTCTCGTGAACATTATCTTCGGTTTTATCATTGGGATGCTTCAACATGGGATGAGTTTCACAGAAGCTGCCGCTACATACACATTGCTCACGGTCGGCGATGGGCTCGTGACACAAATTCCGGCCCTTTTGATCGCGACGGCCACGGGCATTGTTGTCACCCGAGCGGCTTCAGAGGGTTCTCTCGGCTACGACATCAGCGAGCAGGTGCTTGCGTATCCGAAGTTGCTTTATATCGCGGGGGGTGCCATTCTGCTCCTTGGGCTATTCACGCCGATTAACAATATTGTTACGCTGCCGATCGCTGTGTTGCTCGGAATAGGGGGTTGGCTGCTTTCCCGTCGCAAACCCGACAACATAGAAAAAGAACCGGAAGCAACCGAAGAGGAAGAGCGTCCCGAGAACCTTGCCTCTCCGGAGCAGGTGACGGAGCTGTTGACGATTGATCCGATCGAATTCGAGTTTGGCTACGGACTCATTCCGATTGCAGATGCGAATCAAGGAGGGGACTTGCTTGACCGGGTCGTCATGATTCGACGTCAACTGGCGCTCGATTACGGGATTGTCGTCCCCGTTATTCGTATTCGCGATAACATTCAGTTGCAACCGAATGAATACGTGATTAAAATTCGCGGCAATGAAATCGCGCGCGGAGAGTTGCTTCTCGATCATTATATGGCCATGAGCCCCGGTGTCGATGACGAAACGGTTACCGGCATCGAAACGGTAGAACCGGCATTTGGCCTGCCGGCGTTATGGGTGAATGAAGATCAAAAAGATGATGCCGAAATCGCGGGCTATACCGTGGTGGACCCTCCATCGGTCGTTTCCACTCATTTAACGGAAACGATTAAACGCCATTCCCATGAATTATTGGGACGAGAAGAAACGAAACAACTCGTCGACAATTTGAAAGAGTCTCACCCGACGCTCGTGGAGGAAGTCACCCCGACCCCCTTGAACCTCGGGGACATTCAAAAAGTGTTGGCAGCCTTGTTGAAAGAAAATATTTCGATTCGGAATCTCCCTTTAATTTTTGAAGCGTTGGCGGACTATGGGCCGATGGTCAAAGATCCGAAGATCATCGCGGAGTATGCACGACAGCTGCTATCCAGACAAATTACAAAAGCTATCGTCCCGACCAATGGGCCTTTATACGTGGTCACTTTGGCGGGGACTGCCGAGAAAAAAATTGCAGATGCCCTGCAACAAACGGAACATGGAACCTTTTTGTCAATGCTCCCCGAAGATTCGGGGAAAATCATTGAAACGATCGGTCGGGAAGCAGAGAAATTGTCCGAACTGGGGCAAGCACCGGTCATTCTCTGTTCACCTGCAGTACGGATGCATGTGCGCCATTTGATTGAACGCCAATTTCCGAATGTTCCGGTCTTGTCCTATAACGAGTTGGAACCGGAAGTGGAGATTCAAAGTGTGGGCGTGGTTAATGTAGCCTAA
- the flhB gene encoding flagellar biosynthesis protein FlhB has translation MRMDLQYFAEAGGQEKTEKATPKKREDTRKKGQVAKSNDVNTAVILLSVFILLFAYAAVPGQFLHDIFTEMYINYMGMDFSIENVMALFLDLIFEVAIVLLPIFLAVLMAGVVASMLQVGVLFAPEAIKPKLSKINPLKGVKRIFSARAIVELVKAFLKIFLVGLLSFGIIWIYADELLQLALMDVVEGFQLVAWLTGVIGIACALLLLLLSVPDYVYQRYDHEKQIRMSKQEVKDEHKKMEGDPQIKAKRQQRAKEMATQRMMQEVPKADVVITNPTHFAVALQYDGEVMAAPTVIAKGADYTALRMRQVADLNEVPIVENKPLARSLHDGTDIGQEVPEDLFRAVAEVLAYVYRIGSEK, from the coding sequence ATGCGTATGGATCTGCAATACTTTGCAGAAGCAGGCGGGCAGGAAAAAACAGAAAAAGCGACGCCGAAAAAGCGTGAGGATACTCGTAAAAAAGGGCAGGTAGCGAAAAGTAACGATGTGAACACCGCCGTCATTTTACTGAGCGTTTTTATTCTGCTTTTTGCATATGCCGCGGTCCCCGGACAATTCCTGCACGACATATTCACGGAAATGTATATCAACTACATGGGAATGGACTTTTCCATTGAAAATGTGATGGCATTATTTCTCGATTTGATTTTCGAAGTCGCGATTGTATTGCTGCCGATATTTTTGGCCGTCCTTATGGCAGGGGTGGTCGCGAGCATGTTGCAAGTGGGTGTCTTGTTTGCCCCGGAAGCGATTAAACCGAAATTGTCGAAAATAAACCCGCTTAAAGGGGTCAAACGTATCTTTTCTGCACGAGCGATCGTGGAACTGGTGAAAGCGTTTCTGAAAATCTTCCTTGTCGGCTTGCTTTCCTTTGGGATTATATGGATATACGCGGACGAACTTTTGCAATTGGCCCTCATGGATGTCGTCGAAGGATTCCAATTGGTCGCTTGGTTGACGGGGGTGATCGGTATCGCTTGCGCGTTGTTGTTGCTTCTTTTATCTGTTCCCGATTATGTCTATCAACGCTATGATCATGAAAAACAGATTCGCATGTCCAAACAAGAAGTGAAAGATGAACATAAAAAGATGGAAGGCGATCCGCAAATAAAAGCTAAACGACAGCAACGTGCCAAAGAGATGGCGACGCAACGCATGATGCAGGAAGTTCCGAAAGCCGATGTTGTCATCACAAACCCGACCCATTTCGCGGTTGCCCTTCAATATGACGGGGAGGTGATGGCGGCGCCGACGGTGATTGCCAAAGGAGCGGATTATACAGCATTGCGCATGCGGCAAGTGGCGGATTTAAACGAGGTACCCATCGTCGAAAATAAACCGCTCGCTCGCAGCCTCCATGATGGTACAGACATTGGACAAGAGGTACCGGAAGATTTATTTCGCGCGGTTGCCGAGGTTCTCGCGTATGTGTATAGAATTGGAAGTGAGAAGTGA
- the fliR gene encoding flagellar biosynthetic protein FliR, translating into MEWINQFPAFLLIFVRILAFLATLPIFSYRNVPNMYKIAFALFFAYIIFFTLDVPTMEVEATFFLLIIKEVLIGLLLGLIASILFYAIQVAGAFIDIKMGFLIANVMDPQTGAQTPLTGGFLYAFAVLFLLVTDGHHLLLDGIFYSYAYVPVDEMTVHFGGASVMETAAGAVSTMFVIAFQMSFPIVGALFLVDVALGLMSRAVPQMNVFVVGLPLKIFLGLPIMLLMLPSFFWLVSNLVDEIVVTMRTLLQLFGGA; encoded by the coding sequence ATGGAATGGATCAATCAATTCCCGGCTTTTCTCTTAATCTTTGTGCGCATCCTCGCCTTTTTGGCGACACTACCGATATTTTCGTATCGCAATGTGCCGAATATGTATAAAATCGCTTTTGCGCTCTTTTTTGCTTACATTATTTTTTTTACGCTGGATGTCCCGACGATGGAAGTTGAGGCGACCTTCTTTTTGTTGATTATTAAGGAAGTTTTGATCGGCCTGTTACTAGGGTTGATTGCCTCTATCTTGTTTTATGCCATTCAGGTGGCCGGCGCCTTTATCGATATTAAAATGGGTTTTCTCATCGCGAATGTGATGGACCCGCAAACCGGAGCGCAAACGCCGTTAACCGGCGGATTTCTTTATGCCTTTGCCGTGCTATTTCTTCTCGTCACCGATGGTCATCATTTGTTATTGGATGGAATTTTTTATAGCTATGCCTATGTGCCTGTCGATGAAATGACTGTTCATTTTGGCGGGGCGTCGGTGATGGAAACGGCTGCCGGGGCCGTATCAACGATGTTTGTCATTGCTTTCCAAATGTCTTTTCCGATTGTAGGAGCCCTTTTTCTTGTCGATGTGGCGCTTGGGCTGATGTCACGGGCAGTTCCGCAGATGAACGTGTTTGTCGTCGGCTTGCCGCTGAAAATTTTTCTCGGCCTTCCGATTATGTTGCTCATGTTGCCGTCGTTCTTTTGGCTGGTTTCCAATCTTGTAGATGAAATAGTGGTCACGATGCGGACGCTTTTGCAATTGTTTGGGGGAGCGTGA
- the fliQ gene encoding flagellar biosynthesis protein FliQ — MNHETVLSMAERSVTVIFLVAGPLLIVALALGLAVAIFQATTQIQEQTLAFIPKIIGVLASIVIFGAWMLGQLVSFTTEIYTNLHNFIG; from the coding sequence ATGAATCATGAGACGGTTTTAAGCATGGCAGAACGGAGTGTAACGGTTATTTTCCTCGTTGCGGGGCCGTTGTTGATTGTCGCGCTCGCCCTGGGATTGGCCGTCGCCATTTTTCAGGCGACGACACAGATTCAGGAGCAAACGCTGGCGTTCATTCCGAAAATTATCGGCGTCCTCGCTTCCATTGTGATTTTTGGCGCGTGGATGCTCGGTCAACTCGTGAGTTTCACGACGGAAATCTATACAAATTTGCATAACTTTATAGGATAA
- the fliP gene encoding flagellar type III secretion system pore protein FliP (The bacterial flagellar biogenesis protein FliP forms a type III secretion system (T3SS)-type pore required for flagellar assembly.), producing the protein MIISAIIPGVPIGEVFGDGPEALSTALRLVILITVLSLAPGILILMTCFTRIVVVLAFVRMGLATQQMPPNQVLIGLALFLTFFIMSPVVSEMNEEALTPFLEGEMDQEEAFEAAASPMKEFMADHTREKDLALFLNYAEAEAPETIDDIPLSALVPAFAISELQTAFQIGFLIFVPFLVIDMIVASVLMSMGMMMLPPVMISLPFKVLLFVLVDGWHLVVESLLISF; encoded by the coding sequence ATGATCATCTCAGCCATCATACCGGGCGTCCCCATCGGTGAGGTTTTTGGCGACGGGCCCGAAGCATTGTCCACGGCGTTGCGTCTGGTCATCCTTATTACCGTACTTTCTCTTGCGCCGGGGATCCTCATTTTGATGACCTGTTTCACGAGAATTGTCGTCGTGCTTGCCTTCGTACGGATGGGGCTCGCTACGCAACAAATGCCGCCGAATCAGGTGCTGATCGGTTTGGCTTTATTTCTGACCTTTTTTATTATGTCCCCGGTCGTATCTGAGATGAATGAAGAAGCGCTTACGCCATTTCTCGAGGGCGAGATGGATCAAGAAGAAGCCTTTGAAGCGGCCGCTTCTCCCATGAAAGAATTTATGGCAGATCATACCCGGGAAAAAGACTTGGCGCTATTTTTGAATTACGCCGAAGCAGAGGCTCCGGAGACGATTGATGATATTCCTCTTTCGGCCTTGGTCCCTGCTTTTGCGATCAGCGAGTTGCAAACGGCTTTTCAAATCGGTTTTCTCATCTTTGTGCCATTTCTTGTGATCGACATGATCGTTGCCAGCGTTTTAATGTCCATGGGGATGATGATGCTGCCGCCTGTGATGATCTCTCTTCCATTTAAGGTGTTGTTATTCGTTTTGGTGGATGGTTGGCATCTCGTCGTTGAATCGCTTTTAATTAGCTTTTAG
- a CDS encoding flagellar biosynthetic protein FliO, with protein MKIRRAWLATWVLALFMLGFPHEVFADNSVRDALENNEDVSEVEVNEEMEGARESSDQSVWGVLFQLGLALGAVILVMFLLLKLLANRTNRFQSTSTMQNLGGIGLGQQKSVQLIRVGDRLLVVGVGQTIQLLREIEDEAEAKALIALAEDQQTTDFTSKARALLKGDKMEEKDGRSVYSQVDSHMRDVKQQKESGLNRVEDRK; from the coding sequence ATGAAAATACGTCGAGCCTGGTTGGCAACATGGGTACTCGCGCTTTTCATGCTCGGCTTCCCTCACGAGGTGTTTGCGGACAACTCCGTAAGGGATGCGTTGGAAAATAATGAAGACGTGAGCGAGGTTGAGGTTAACGAGGAGATGGAAGGAGCCAGAGAAAGTAGCGATCAAAGCGTGTGGGGTGTTTTGTTTCAGCTCGGATTAGCACTCGGCGCCGTCATTCTCGTGATGTTTCTTTTATTAAAATTGTTGGCCAATCGGACGAATCGCTTTCAATCGACAAGCACGATGCAAAATTTGGGAGGCATCGGTCTTGGGCAGCAAAAATCGGTGCAACTCATTCGCGTAGGGGACCGACTCCTCGTTGTCGGTGTCGGACAAACGATTCAACTGCTTCGGGAAATCGAGGATGAAGCGGAAGCAAAAGCGCTCATTGCTTTGGCAGAGGATCAGCAAACGACGGATTTTACAAGCAAAGCGCGGGCACTTCTGAAAGGGGATAAAATGGAGGAGAAGGACGGACGCTCCGTTTATTCGCAGGTGGATTCGCACATGCGTGATGTTAAGCAACAAAAAGAAAGCGGATTGAACCGGGTAGAGGATAGAAAATGA
- a CDS encoding response regulator, with product MASSVLIVDDASFMRMMIKDILEKNQYVIAGEAENGQEAVEKYKELNPTFVTMDITMPEMDGIQSLKEILAFDAQAKVIMCSAMGQQAMVIDAIQAGAKDFVVKPFQADRVLDAVQKTLS from the coding sequence ATGGCAAGCAGCGTGCTTATCGTAGATGATGCTTCGTTTATGCGGATGATGATCAAGGACATATTGGAAAAGAATCAATACGTGATTGCCGGAGAAGCGGAAAACGGACAAGAAGCAGTGGAAAAATACAAGGAATTGAATCCTACGTTCGTAACGATGGATATTACGATGCCGGAAATGGACGGAATCCAGTCATTAAAGGAAATATTGGCATTTGATGCTCAGGCAAAAGTGATTATGTGTTCCGCGATGGGACAACAAGCGATGGTCATCGATGCGATTCAAGCCGGAGCCAAAGATTTTGTCGTGAAGCCTTTTCAAGCTGATCGAGTGCTTGATGCGGTTCAAAAAACCCTCAGTTAG
- the fliY gene encoding flagellar motor switch phosphatase FliY, protein MNDHGDEKLSQEEINRLLEGFEDDGTGETKSNDMQEDGYPPSPTKAALDVNQYLTDVEQDTLGEIGNISFGSAATALSELINQKVSITTPIVQAIEFDLLHEEFPVPHVAVHVKYTQGFKGTNLLVIKENDAKIIADLMLGGDGINPAAELNDMHISAIQEAMNQMMGSSSTSMSTIFGLRVNITPPSIDVLDTFEGSGTEELSDESTLIKISFRLRVGNMIDSTIMQLVTVPFAREMTTQLLHSENENQEEKGSTEEPPSLAINETINERSVNVEGGRTASNVQDDTSQRSVQPAAFHDFDDGGLQAAEAQNLNMLMDIPLDVTVELGRTSRSIKDILQFTQGSIIELDKLAGEPVDILVNQRLVAKGEVVVIDENFGVRVTDIASREQRLQHLRND, encoded by the coding sequence ATGAACGACCATGGAGATGAGAAGCTGTCCCAAGAGGAAATCAATCGTTTGCTCGAAGGTTTTGAAGACGACGGGACAGGAGAAACGAAAAGCAACGACATGCAGGAAGACGGCTATCCCCCGTCTCCAACGAAAGCAGCCTTAGATGTAAATCAGTATTTAACCGATGTTGAACAGGATACCCTCGGTGAAATCGGAAATATTTCTTTCGGGAGTGCTGCCACCGCGTTGTCCGAGTTGATTAACCAAAAGGTATCGATCACGACGCCCATCGTACAGGCCATTGAATTTGATCTTTTGCATGAGGAGTTTCCGGTCCCGCATGTGGCTGTTCACGTGAAATACACGCAAGGATTTAAAGGAACGAATCTTCTCGTCATCAAGGAAAATGACGCAAAAATCATTGCTGATCTAATGTTGGGCGGAGACGGCATAAACCCGGCAGCTGAGCTTAACGACATGCACATCAGCGCCATTCAGGAAGCCATGAATCAAATGATGGGGAGCTCTTCGACATCGATGTCAACGATCTTTGGCTTGCGTGTAAATATTACCCCTCCCAGCATCGATGTGCTCGATACGTTTGAAGGCTCCGGCACAGAGGAGCTGTCCGACGAATCGACATTGATCAAAATTTCCTTTCGGTTGCGTGTGGGGAATATGATCGATTCTACCATTATGCAGTTAGTCACCGTGCCTTTTGCAAGGGAGATGACGACTCAATTGCTTCATTCAGAGAATGAAAATCAAGAGGAGAAAGGTAGCACCGAAGAACCCCCTTCACTTGCAATAAATGAAACAATAAATGAAAGAAGTGTAAATGTAGAAGGGGGGCGGACGGCATCCAACGTGCAAGATGACACTTCCCAACGAAGCGTACAACCGGCCGCTTTTCATGATTTCGATGATGGGGGATTACAGGCCGCCGAGGCTCAAAATCTTAACATGTTGATGGACATCCCCTTGGATGTGACCGTCGAATTGGGGAGAACGAGCCGCTCGATCAAGGATATTCTTCAATTTACACAAGGGTCGATCATTGAGTTGGACAAACTTGCCGGAGAACCGGTAGATATTCTCGTCAATCAGCGTTTGGTGGCGAAAGGCGAAGTCGTTGTCATTGATGAAAATTTTGGGGTACGTGTAACCGACATCGCCAGCCGTGAACAACGATTGCAACACTTAAGAAATGACTAA
- the fliM gene encoding flagellar motor switch protein FliM, with the protein MADVLSQGEIDDLLSALSTGEKDAEELRKEIDEKKITTYDFKRALRFSKDQIRTLTRMHENFARLFTTTLSARLRTFVQMSVASVEQLPYEEFISSIPKMTLLHAFEAPPLEGRLLIEMNPQIGYAMLDRILGGAGSDYNKIENLTEIEARILSQMSDHLMDSFQQAWQSVIEIEPKMIDLEVNPQFMQMVSPNETVVVVSLSATVGESAGMINVCLPYVVLEEILPKLTGHYWMQTTKKTRDEQEEQKIETSVRQAQLTLQTVLGHSTISVEELLYLNKGDVIELAQGVNDPLIAYVGSEPKFYVQAGKKNQRLAVQVTEDFKEVDE; encoded by the coding sequence ATGGCAGACGTACTCTCGCAAGGCGAAATCGATGACTTGTTGTCAGCGTTGTCCACGGGGGAAAAGGATGCGGAGGAATTGCGCAAGGAGATCGATGAAAAAAAAATAACGACGTATGATTTTAAACGGGCCCTTCGGTTTTCTAAAGATCAAATCCGAACGCTGACGCGCATGCATGAAAATTTTGCCCGTCTGTTTACGACAACGCTATCTGCCAGGTTACGGACCTTTGTGCAAATGTCCGTTGCCTCTGTCGAGCAGTTGCCCTATGAAGAATTCATAAGTTCAATTCCGAAAATGACCTTGCTTCACGCGTTTGAAGCGCCCCCGCTGGAAGGGCGGTTGTTAATCGAGATGAATCCCCAGATTGGCTACGCCATGCTTGACCGCATTTTAGGAGGAGCGGGATCCGATTATAACAAGATCGAAAATTTGACTGAAATCGAGGCACGCATTCTTTCGCAAATGTCGGATCATTTAATGGATAGTTTTCAACAGGCGTGGCAGTCCGTCATTGAAATTGAACCGAAGATGATTGATTTGGAAGTAAACCCCCAATTTATGCAAATGGTTTCGCCTAATGAAACAGTCGTAGTCGTCTCTCTTTCGGCAACGGTTGGGGAGTCAGCCGGAATGATTAACGTATGTTTGCCGTATGTGGTGCTCGAAGAAATTTTGCCGAAATTGACGGGTCATTATTGGATGCAAACGACGAAAAAAACGCGTGATGAACAGGAAGAACAAAAAATAGAGACATCGGTTCGCCAGGCGCAATTGACATTGCAAACAGTGCTGGGCCACTCAACGATTAGTGTCGAAGAACTGCTTTATTTGAATAAAGGGGATGTCATTGAACTAGCTCAAGGCGTAAACGATCCACTCATCGCCTATGTAGGCAGCGAGCCGAAATTTTATGTGCAGGCCGGGAAAAAGAACCAACGGCTTGCCGTGCAAGTGACCGAGGACTTCAAGGAGGTCGATGAGTAA
- the fliL gene encoding flagellar basal body-associated protein FliL, which translates to MMKKVIITLSIVIVVLLVSITTTFFLAIQPDGESAAEDPEPGIDEVIDRSWDTDELTTNLAGDHYVRASFRIQADANDTREELQKRDFQIKNAIIHRLAEMDADELGSSDGLQTLEADLQEDINDLLDTGEVERVYTTSRIIR; encoded by the coding sequence ATGATGAAAAAGGTAATCATTACCTTGAGCATTGTTATCGTGGTGTTGCTCGTCAGCATTACGACGACGTTTTTTCTTGCTATTCAACCGGATGGTGAGTCAGCGGCGGAAGATCCAGAGCCCGGGATCGATGAGGTGATCGACCGTTCTTGGGACACAGACGAGTTAACCACGAATCTGGCCGGTGATCATTACGTACGTGCCTCTTTCCGGATTCAGGCAGATGCAAACGATACGAGAGAAGAATTGCAGAAACGGGACTTTCAAATAAAAAATGCCATCATTCATCGGTTGGCGGAGATGGACGCGGATGAACTGGGCAGTTCGGATGGATTACAAACGTTGGAAGCCGATTTACAAGAAGATATCAATGACTTGCTTGACACCGGAGAAGTGGAAAGAGTGTATACGACGAGTCGGATTATACGATGA